In a genomic window of Nothobranchius furzeri strain GRZ-AD chromosome 14, NfurGRZ-RIMD1, whole genome shotgun sequence:
- the skic8 gene encoding superkiller complex protein 8, with the protein MSTQYSILFKQEHAHDDAIWTAAWGKSEADGSETIITGSLDDMVKVWKWSDEKLELQWTLEGHQLGVVSVDISQNGAIAASSSLDAHIRLWDLESGKQVKSMDAGPVDAWTVAFSPDSKHIATGSHHGKVNIFGVESGKKEYSLDTRGKFILSIAYSPDGKYLASGAIDGIINIFDIATGKLLHTLEGHAMPIRSLTFSPDSQLLATASDDGYIKIYDVQHASLAGTLSGHGSWVLNVAFSPDNTHFVSSSSDKSVKVWDASTRTCINTFFDHQDQVWSVKYNSNGSKVVSAGDDRAIHIYDCPL; encoded by the exons ATGAGCACCCAG TACAGCATCCTGTTCAAACAGGAGCACG CCCATGATGATGCCATCTGGACGGCAGCGTGGGGGAAAAGTGAGGCGGACGGCTCAGAGACCATCATCACCGGTTCACTAGATGACATGGTGAAAGTCtggaagtg GTCTGATGAGAAGCTGGAGTTGCAGTGGACTCTGGAGGGCCACCAGCTGGGTGTGGTGTCAGTGGACATCAGTCAGAATGGAGCCATCGCTGCCTCCAGCTCCCTCGATGCACACATCCGTCTCTGGGACCTGGAATCTGGAAAACAGGTCAAGTCTATGGATGCAGGACCAG TTGATGCGTGGACCGTGGCCTTCTCTCCAGACTCTAAACACATCGCCACGGGAAGCCACCACGGCAAAGTCAACATCTTTGGAGTGGAAAGTGGCAAGAAGGAATACTCTCTGGACACTCGAGGGAAATTCATCCTGAGTATCGCTTAT AGTCCGGACGGGAAGTACTTGGCCAGCGGGGCTATCGATGGAATCATCAATATCTTTGACATTGCCACGGGGAAGCTGCTCCACACGCTGGAAG GTCACGCCATGCCCATCAGGTCCCTCACCTTCTCTCCCGACTCCCAGCTGCTGGCCACTGCGTCGGATGATGGATACATCAAAATATACGACGT GCAACATGCCAGCCTGGCTGGCACGCTGAGCGGCCATGGGTCCTGGGTTCTGAATGTGGCCTTCTCACCAGACAACACACACTTTGTCTCCAG CTCATCTGATAAGAGCGTGAAGGTTTGGGACGCCAGCACCAGAACTTGTATCAACACCTTCTTCGACCATCAAGACCAG